In Leptolyngbya sp. NIES-2104, the genomic window GAATTTTGACGATCGAGTAACCCGCCGTTTCGGATCTGACGCATTCTCTGGCTTCGCCAGCGATGATCCTTGCAGTTTGGGTAGCGATGTCCCTTCGGATGAACAAGAAAGCGCACTAACCACTGAAGCAGAAGTCAGGAGTCGCAGTAAAAAGCGACGTGAGTATCGAGTATTCATAGGCTTCTTAAAGAAACAGCAGTGAAACATCAGATTGAATCGTTGTTCTCTATGTAGATGGCAAATCACTCAGCAAAAAATCCGTGTCATTCTGATCAAAATCGATCGAACAACACGGATTTTCAAGATTGATTCGCTTAGCTGCCTAGCAAGCCGTTCTCCGATTAAAGCTCGCGCCCGTTCGTCCAGTCAGCGTCCAGACCACGGAACGCCCCACATCCCGCGCAATTCGGAGCGGCGATTCCTCCGGATACGTCGAGGGCACATTCACCGGAGTGTAAGCGATGTTTTGAGAGCCAAAAACAACATTCGCGATCGCGGTTGCTCGTGTCATATGACCCGCTGAAGTAAGCACATAAACATGCTCGATTCCTTTGTGCTTAAAATCGGTTGCAACAGTTGTAAAATTTGTCACAGTATCGGTCGCCCGACAATCTAAGTACACACGCGATGAATCAATTCCAGCCGATCGAAAAATATCCGCTGCTTGATTCGTTCCCGTCGAAACCCAAATCTTCAGATTGGGATACTGTTGAGCGAATTGAGCCGCAAACTGTTCTCGCTCAACACCGCCCCCCAAGACCAGAATAATCTCTGAAGGAGAAGCTTCTTGGCGGGCGGAACTCGTCCAACCCGTACCGTAAATTAGTCCGATCGCGCACAGCAAACTGAGGCAAGCCCAGCGTATTCCTGACCGTTTCATCACGTAAATGGGTAGATTGCAAGATGATCTCTACCAATTTACTCTGCCCTGAAGTGGTCTGGGAAAACACAAAAGCAGACAATCCTGCTAAACCGAATCCACACAAGACGCTGAACGTAATTCTCGATCAATGAGATCGAGCAGACGACTCGATTTTTCTGTTGTCACTTTTCTGACAAAGAGTTTATCTGAACCAGCAATTTCATCAAAATCGCGATCGTCGTAAATCTTACTCAACGTTGGATGAATCAAATGTAGATTCGCCATTTTTGCAGATCCACGTCCCAAAAAGGGCTGTAATCCATTGCTGCGATGCAAAAACGGAGAGTTTGCCACGATCGTGTGAAAGAAATGTTCATCGGGTGCAAACGTGTATTTGTAAGCCTGCTGCACTTCTGGATGCTGCTGAAGAAAATCGAGAATGAATGTGGCACAGTTTGGCGTGAGTGCCCACCATTGACTTCCAAAGCACGGCAGAAAAGATTGCTCGATCTTCCGCCGTGTCAATGGCTTGAGCAGCATTTCTAAACCGTATCGTATCGCCTTATCTAGCTTCGAGTAAGAAAATAAAGCATCGCGAAACCAGTAATAGCGAATATGGTGCAGATAACAATCTGGTGATTGCCGCATATCAAAAAACTGAATCAATTCGCGATCGCGATTCGCAACCAAAAATTGATAGATCACTTTAGCAGAACGAATCGGATAATCTACTCCTGACAGCAAAACAAAGTGGCTGTAATCGCTGTTGCGATCAAGTGCCGCCTGCATCAAATTCAGCGTTGCCGAAATCATTGAAAAACCCGCCCAGCTAATTGCAACCCGCTCTGAAATTAAAGTTGCTGATTCCGGCAAATCTAATGCGCGAAACGGTTCAATCGCTGACTTAGCATCAATGTGAATGAAGATATCCGCCTGATAATCGATCGCTCTAGCTAATCGTTGTAACTGGAGCGGGTCGGTATGAGCCAAAATTAAATAAGCAACTTTCATAAAGCAGTCGTGCGATACGCTTTAAGTAATTTGGCGGCGGAGCGTTCCCAGGTATAGTTCTGAAACACAAACTGTTGTGCCTGATATCCCGTGTGTCGAGCGTCGGAATGAACCACGATCGCTTGACTCAAGGCATCTGCGATCGCGGAACTGGTCGCCTGAACAATATAAGCAACTTGAGCGGCTTCGGCAAAATTGCAGGCTTCGGTGACGACGCAAGGAAGCCCCGCAGCCATCCCTTCGAGCACCGACATACTAAAGCCTTCTGAGTAGGAAGGACAGACATAAACACTCGCAGCAGCAAGCGCTGATAGCTTCAGTTTGCCAGACAGCATTCCTGTAAAGGTGACTTGCTCAGTAAGATTCAAATCCGCAAAAAATGTTTGAGCCGTTGGTAGATAGCCGATCAGGTCAGGACCTGCAACCACTAAATGGGTTTGTGGAAACTGCTGATGAATTGCTGCAAATGCAGGCGCAAGCAGATCGAGACCTTTTTTCGGATCTAAGCGTCCGAGAAACAGAATTAGCACTTTGTCGCGGGTTTGTGGAAACTGCTGATAAAACAACTCCACGTCCGGCAGAGATTCAAATTCTCGTCGATGAATCCCATTAGGCACAACGACGGTTTGATTTAGTCCCAAAGATTTAACCTGTCCTGCTTCGATCGGAGTTAGAACATGAATCGCTTTTGCTTGCTTCAAAGTCGGTTGCTCGATCGCAGTGTAGTAGAGTCTTTTTTTCCAAGCTTTCTGCGAGAGCGCCCAAGGCTCTAACATGCCGTGTGGAGTCATGACGAATGGAACACGATGCCAGCGACAGATCCAATTCGTAGCAGACGCGATCGGCATAAACAAACAATGGGTATGCACGATATCATACTCACGTACATGCTGAAACAACCACGTTAACAGCGAAGTACTCCAGATTAAATCCTGTTGATTCCAGCTTGGAAAGTACTGAACTCGATACCCTTCGCGATCGTGCCAAACTTGAAGCGGCACATCTAGTGGCGTGTCAACGTTAGCATTGGTCGTCACCAGATCGACTTCGATGTCGAATTGAGCGAGTGCCTGAGTCAGTTCGACCACTACTTTACCCGGTCCGCCGTAAGTTGTAGCAACATAAGGAGCAACCACAAGAACACGCATCTTTTTCATCTTCTAAACTAGTTGTAGTGCTCGATTCACGGCATTGCTGAGTCCTTGAGCAAAGCGATCGGGTGCGAATTGTTGAATCTGTGCGATCGCAGCTTGCCCCATTTTGTCTAAATCAATGGCTCGATCGCTGACTGTGACCATCAACGCTGCAAGTTCACCTGTATTGTTCGGATCAAATCCAAATCCATTCACTCCTTCAATCACAAGATCTTCAAAGCAACCACAACGATTTGACACAATCACTGGAAGTCCTGCCGCCATCGCTTCATTCACAACTAAGCCCCACTGTTCCTGTAAGCTGGTATGCACAAAGCATTCCGCATATGCGAGATAAGGTAAGAGTTCTGCTTGCTGCAAAAAACCAGGAAGTCGAATCGATTCGGTCAAATTCAAGGTTGCT contains:
- a CDS encoding YdcF family protein, giving the protein MKRSGIRWACLSLLCAIGLIYGTGWTSSARQEASPSEIILVLGGGVEREQFAAQFAQQYPNLKIWVSTGTNQAADIFRSAGIDSSRVYLDCRATDTVTNFTTVATDFKHKGIEHVYVLTSAGHMTRATAIANVVFGSQNIAYTPVNVPSTYPEESPLRIARDVGRSVVWTLTGRTGASFNRRTAC
- a CDS encoding beta-1,6-N-acetylglucosaminyltransferase, with protein sequence MKVAYLILAHTDPLQLQRLARAIDYQADIFIHIDAKSAIEPFRALDLPESATLISERVAISWAGFSMISATLNLMQAALDRNSDYSHFVLLSGVDYPIRSAKVIYQFLVANRDRELIQFFDMRQSPDCYLHHIRYYWFRDALFSYSKLDKAIRYGLEMLLKPLTRRKIEQSFLPCFGSQWWALTPNCATFILDFLQQHPEVQQAYKYTFAPDEHFFHTIVANSPFLHRSNGLQPFLGRGSAKMANLHLIHPTLSKIYDDRDFDEIAGSDKLFVRKVTTEKSSRLLDLIDRELRSASCVDSV
- a CDS encoding glycosyltransferase is translated as MRVLVVAPYVATTYGGPGKVVVELTQALAQFDIEVDLVTTNANVDTPLDVPLQVWHDREGYRVQYFPSWNQQDLIWSTSLLTWLFQHVREYDIVHTHCLFMPIASATNWICRWHRVPFVMTPHGMLEPWALSQKAWKKRLYYTAIEQPTLKQAKAIHVLTPIEAGQVKSLGLNQTVVVPNGIHRREFESLPDVELFYQQFPQTRDKVLILFLGRLDPKKGLDLLAPAFAAIHQQFPQTHLVVAGPDLIGYLPTAQTFFADLNLTEQVTFTGMLSGKLKLSALAAASVYVCPSYSEGFSMSVLEGMAAGLPCVVTEACNFAEAAQVAYIVQATSSAIADALSQAIVVHSDARHTGYQAQQFVFQNYTWERSAAKLLKAYRTTAL